The Apodemus sylvaticus chromosome 22, mApoSyl1.1, whole genome shotgun sequence genome includes a region encoding these proteins:
- the LOC127672322 gene encoding vomeronasal type-2 receptor 116-like isoform X2, whose translation MKKLCGSSISIFLLSFSLILCCLTEPICFWRIKNNEDNDVDLRNDRGFYLWTHEGPIEDNLYNNMIYFRIPASCYEFFLVMFFATDEINENPYLLPNMSLMFSISVGLIQDTLGLLDRAYEQQNNGEYFTNYICRKYIICAVHIIGPSWKTSAKLAFLSLSPQVFFGPFNPNLSDHDQFPYVYQVATKDTYLSHGMVSLLLHFRWTWIGLVVSDNDQGIQFLSDLREEMQRHGICLAFVNVIPETMQIYMTKSTIYDKQIMTSSAKVVIIYGEMNSTLEVSFKIWGYLGAQRIWITTSQWDVVTNKKDFSLDFFHGTFIFAHHRGEMPKFRYFMQTMDTDKYPVNISESILGWNYFNCSISKNRNKMEDFKFNNTLEWSALQKYDMALSEEGYNLYNAVYTLAHTFHELILQQVESQIPAEHKGIFRDCHQVSSVLKTRVFTNPAGELVNMNDRENQCSAYDIFIIWNFPQGFGLKVKIGSYLPCFPQMQQLHISEDVEWATGGTSVPSSLCSLPCTPGFRKIHQKETADCCFDCVQCPENEVSNETDMQQCVRCPDDKYANLEQTHCLQRAVTFLAYEDPLGIALGSMALSFSAITILVLVTFVKYKDTPIVKSNNCILSYILLISLVFCFLCSLLFIGHPNKATCILQQTTFGVFFTVAVSTVLAKTITVVMAFKLTTPGRRMRGMLTSGAPNLVIPICTLIQLFLCGIWLVTSPPFIDRDIQSEHGKIVIICNKGSVIAFHVVLGYLGSLALGSFSLAFLARNLPDRFNEAKFLTFSMLVFCSVWITFLPVYHSTRGKIMVVVEVFSILASSAVLLGCIFVPKCYVILVRPDSNFVPKCKDKLLH comes from the exons atgaagaagctgTGTGGTTcctctatttcaattttcctccTGAGCTTTTCTCTCATCTTGTGCTGTTTGACAGAACCCATTTGCTTTTGGAGGATAAAGAACAATGAAGATAATGATGTAGATTTGAGAAATGATCGTGGTTTCTACCTTTGGACACATGAGGGACCTATTGAAGACAATTTGTACaataatatgatttattttag aataccagCAAGTTGTTACGAGTTTTTTCTGGTAatgttttttgctactgatgagatCAACGAGAATCCTTATCTTTTGCCCAATATGTCTTTGATGTTTAGCATCAGTGTTGGTCTAATTCAAGACACATTGGGACTTCTTGATAGAGCATATGAACAACAAAACAATGGGGAGTATTTTACTAATTATATctgtagaaaatatataatttgtgcAGTACACATTATTGGGCCATCATGGAAAACATCTGCCAAActggcatttctttctctgtcaccaCAG GTTTTCTTTGGTCCATTTAATCCTAACCTAAGTGACCATGACCAGTTTCCCTATGTCTATCAGGTAGCCACCAAGGACACATATTTGTCCCATGGCATGGTCTCCTTGCtgcttcattttagatggacttggataggacTGGTCGTCTCAGATAATGACCAgggcattcagtttctctcagacttaagagaagaaatgcaaaggcatgggatctgtttagcttttgtgaatgtgaTCCCAGAAACCATGCAGATATACATGACAAAGTCTAcgatatatgataaacaaattatgacatcttcagcaaaggttgttatcatttatggtgaaatgaactccacATTAGAAGTCAGCTTTAAAATATGGGGATATTTAGGAgctcagagaatctggatcacaACTTCGCAATGGGATGTTGTCACAAATAAAAAGGATTTCagccttgatttcttccatgggactTTCATTTTTGCACACCACAGAGGTGAGATGCCTAAATTTAGATATTTTATGCAAACTATGGACACTGacaaatacccagtaaacattTCTGAGTCCATACtggggtggaattattttaattgttcaatctctaagaacagaaataaaatggaagattttaaattcaacaacacattggaatggTCAGCACTGCAAaaatatgacatggccctgagtgaagaaggttacaatttatATAATGCTGTTTACACTTTGGCCCACACCTTTCATGAACTAattcttcaacaagtagagtCTCAAATACCAGCAGAACATAAAGGAATATTTAGAGACTGTCATCAG GTATCTTCCGTGCTGAAGACCAGGGTATTTACTAACCCTGCTGGAGAACTGGTGAACATGAACGATAGGGAAAATCAGTGTTCAGcatatgacattttcatcatttggaattttccacaaggctttggattaaaagtaaaaataggaaGCTATTTACCTTGCTTTCCACAGATGCAACAACTTCATATATCTGAAGATGTGGAGTGGGCCACAGGAGGAACTTCA GTTCCCTCCTCCTTGTGTAGTTTGCCATGTACtcctggatttaggaaaattcatcagaaagaaacagcagactgctgctttgactgtgttcagtgcccagaaaatgaggtttccaatgaaacag ATATGCAACAGTGTGTGAGGTGTCCAGATGATAAGTATGCCAACTTAGAGCAAACCCACTGTCTCCAAAGAGCTGTGACATTTCTGGCTTATGAAGATCCTTTGGGAATAGCTCTAGGTTCCATGGCCCTGTCCTTCTCAGCCATCACAATTCTAGTACTAGTCACTTTCGTGAAGTACAAGGATACTCCTATTGTGAAGTCCAATAACTGCATTCTCAGCTACATCTTGCTCATCTCCctagtcttctgttttctctgctcattgctcttcattggacatcccaacaaggccacctgcatcctgcagcagaccacatttggagtatttttcacAGTGGCTGTTTCTACAGTTTTGGCAAAAACGATAACTGTagtcatggctttcaagctcactactccCGGAAGAAGGATGAGAGGGATGTTGACATCAGGGGcacctaacttggtcattcccatttgtaccctgatccaactttttctctgtggcatctggttggtaacatctcctccctttattgacagagatatacaatctgaacatggaaagattgtcattatttgcaacaaaggctcagtcattgccttccatgttgtcctgggatacttgggttccttggctctggggagcttctctttggctttcctggctaggaaccttcctgacagattcaatgaagccaagttcttaactttcagcatgctggtgttctgcagtgtctggatcaccttcctccctgtctaccatagcaccagggggaagattatggtggttgtggaggtcttctccatcttggcgtCTAGTGCAGTGttgctagggtgtatctttgtcccaaaatgttatgttattttagttagaccaGATTCAAATTTTGTACCGAAGTGCAAAGACAAATTGCTACATTGA
- the LOC127672322 gene encoding vomeronasal type-2 receptor 116-like isoform X1, whose product MKKLCGSSISIFLLSFSLILCCLTEPICFWRIKNNEDNDVDLRNDRGFYLWTHEGPIEDNLYNNMIYFRIPASCYEFFLVMFFATDEINENPYLLPNMSLMFSISVGLIQDTLGLLDRAYEQQNNGEYFTNYICRKYIICAVHIIGPSWKTSAKLAFLSLSPQVFFGPFNPNLSDHDQFPYVYQVATKDTYLSHGMVSLLLHFRWTWIGLVVSDNDQGIQFLSDLREEMQRHGICLAFVNVIPETMQIYMTKSTIYDKQIMTSSAKVVIIYGEMNSTLEVSFKIWGYLGAQRIWITTSQWDVVTNKKDFSLDFFHGTFIFAHHRGEMPKFRYFMQTMDTDKYPVNISESILGWNYFNCSISKNRNKMEDFKFNNTLEWSALQKYDMALSEEGYNLYNAVYTLAHTFHELILQQVESQIPAEHKGIFRDCHQVSSVLKTRVFTNPAGELVNMNDRENQCSAYDIFIIWNFPQGFGLKVKIGSYLPCFPQMQQLHISEDVEWATGGTSVPSSLCSLPCTPGFRKIHQKETADCCFDCVQCPENEVSNETADMQQCVRCPDDKYANLEQTHCLQRAVTFLAYEDPLGIALGSMALSFSAITILVLVTFVKYKDTPIVKSNNCILSYILLISLVFCFLCSLLFIGHPNKATCILQQTTFGVFFTVAVSTVLAKTITVVMAFKLTTPGRRMRGMLTSGAPNLVIPICTLIQLFLCGIWLVTSPPFIDRDIQSEHGKIVIICNKGSVIAFHVVLGYLGSLALGSFSLAFLARNLPDRFNEAKFLTFSMLVFCSVWITFLPVYHSTRGKIMVVVEVFSILASSAVLLGCIFVPKCYVILVRPDSNFVPKCKDKLLH is encoded by the exons atgaagaagctgTGTGGTTcctctatttcaattttcctccTGAGCTTTTCTCTCATCTTGTGCTGTTTGACAGAACCCATTTGCTTTTGGAGGATAAAGAACAATGAAGATAATGATGTAGATTTGAGAAATGATCGTGGTTTCTACCTTTGGACACATGAGGGACCTATTGAAGACAATTTGTACaataatatgatttattttag aataccagCAAGTTGTTACGAGTTTTTTCTGGTAatgttttttgctactgatgagatCAACGAGAATCCTTATCTTTTGCCCAATATGTCTTTGATGTTTAGCATCAGTGTTGGTCTAATTCAAGACACATTGGGACTTCTTGATAGAGCATATGAACAACAAAACAATGGGGAGTATTTTACTAATTATATctgtagaaaatatataatttgtgcAGTACACATTATTGGGCCATCATGGAAAACATCTGCCAAActggcatttctttctctgtcaccaCAG GTTTTCTTTGGTCCATTTAATCCTAACCTAAGTGACCATGACCAGTTTCCCTATGTCTATCAGGTAGCCACCAAGGACACATATTTGTCCCATGGCATGGTCTCCTTGCtgcttcattttagatggacttggataggacTGGTCGTCTCAGATAATGACCAgggcattcagtttctctcagacttaagagaagaaatgcaaaggcatgggatctgtttagcttttgtgaatgtgaTCCCAGAAACCATGCAGATATACATGACAAAGTCTAcgatatatgataaacaaattatgacatcttcagcaaaggttgttatcatttatggtgaaatgaactccacATTAGAAGTCAGCTTTAAAATATGGGGATATTTAGGAgctcagagaatctggatcacaACTTCGCAATGGGATGTTGTCACAAATAAAAAGGATTTCagccttgatttcttccatgggactTTCATTTTTGCACACCACAGAGGTGAGATGCCTAAATTTAGATATTTTATGCAAACTATGGACACTGacaaatacccagtaaacattTCTGAGTCCATACtggggtggaattattttaattgttcaatctctaagaacagaaataaaatggaagattttaaattcaacaacacattggaatggTCAGCACTGCAAaaatatgacatggccctgagtgaagaaggttacaatttatATAATGCTGTTTACACTTTGGCCCACACCTTTCATGAACTAattcttcaacaagtagagtCTCAAATACCAGCAGAACATAAAGGAATATTTAGAGACTGTCATCAG GTATCTTCCGTGCTGAAGACCAGGGTATTTACTAACCCTGCTGGAGAACTGGTGAACATGAACGATAGGGAAAATCAGTGTTCAGcatatgacattttcatcatttggaattttccacaaggctttggattaaaagtaaaaataggaaGCTATTTACCTTGCTTTCCACAGATGCAACAACTTCATATATCTGAAGATGTGGAGTGGGCCACAGGAGGAACTTCA GTTCCCTCCTCCTTGTGTAGTTTGCCATGTACtcctggatttaggaaaattcatcagaaagaaacagcagactgctgctttgactgtgttcagtgcccagaaaatgaggtttccaatgaaacag CAGATATGCAACAGTGTGTGAGGTGTCCAGATGATAAGTATGCCAACTTAGAGCAAACCCACTGTCTCCAAAGAGCTGTGACATTTCTGGCTTATGAAGATCCTTTGGGAATAGCTCTAGGTTCCATGGCCCTGTCCTTCTCAGCCATCACAATTCTAGTACTAGTCACTTTCGTGAAGTACAAGGATACTCCTATTGTGAAGTCCAATAACTGCATTCTCAGCTACATCTTGCTCATCTCCctagtcttctgttttctctgctcattgctcttcattggacatcccaacaaggccacctgcatcctgcagcagaccacatttggagtatttttcacAGTGGCTGTTTCTACAGTTTTGGCAAAAACGATAACTGTagtcatggctttcaagctcactactccCGGAAGAAGGATGAGAGGGATGTTGACATCAGGGGcacctaacttggtcattcccatttgtaccctgatccaactttttctctgtggcatctggttggtaacatctcctccctttattgacagagatatacaatctgaacatggaaagattgtcattatttgcaacaaaggctcagtcattgccttccatgttgtcctgggatacttgggttccttggctctggggagcttctctttggctttcctggctaggaaccttcctgacagattcaatgaagccaagttcttaactttcagcatgctggtgttctgcagtgtctggatcaccttcctccctgtctaccatagcaccagggggaagattatggtggttgtggaggtcttctccatcttggcgtCTAGTGCAGTGttgctagggtgtatctttgtcccaaaatgttatgttattttagttagaccaGATTCAAATTTTGTACCGAAGTGCAAAGACAAATTGCTACATTGA
- the LOC127672322 gene encoding vomeronasal type-2 receptor 116-like isoform X3 produces MKKLCGSSISIFLLSFSLILCCLTEPICFWRIKNNEDNDVDLRNDRGFYLWTHEGPIEDNLYNNMIYFRIPASCYEFFLVMFFATDEINENPYLLPNMSLMFSISVGLIQDTLGLLDRAYEQQNNGEYFTNYICRKYIICAVHIIGPSWKTSAKLAFLSLSPQVFFGPFNPNLSDHDQFPYVYQVATKDTYLSHGMVSLLLHFRWTWIGLVVSDNDQGIQFLSDLREEMQRHGICLAFVNVIPETMQIYMTKSTIYDKQIMTSSAKVVIIYGEMNSTLEVSFKIWGYLGAQRIWITTSQWDVVTNKKDFSLDFFHGTFIFAHHRGEMPKFRYFMQTMDTDKYPVNISESILGWNYFNCSISKNRNKMEDFKFNNTLEWSALQKYDMALSEEGYNLYNAVYTLAHTFHELILQQVESQIPAEHKGIFRDCHQVSSVLKTRVFTNPAGELVNMNDRENQCSAYDIFIIWNFPQGFGLKVKIGSYLPCFPQMQQLHISEDVEWATGGTSVYMQQCVRCPDDKYANLEQTHCLQRAVTFLAYEDPLGIALGSMALSFSAITILVLVTFVKYKDTPIVKSNNCILSYILLISLVFCFLCSLLFIGHPNKATCILQQTTFGVFFTVAVSTVLAKTITVVMAFKLTTPGRRMRGMLTSGAPNLVIPICTLIQLFLCGIWLVTSPPFIDRDIQSEHGKIVIICNKGSVIAFHVVLGYLGSLALGSFSLAFLARNLPDRFNEAKFLTFSMLVFCSVWITFLPVYHSTRGKIMVVVEVFSILASSAVLLGCIFVPKCYVILVRPDSNFVPKCKDKLLH; encoded by the exons atgaagaagctgTGTGGTTcctctatttcaattttcctccTGAGCTTTTCTCTCATCTTGTGCTGTTTGACAGAACCCATTTGCTTTTGGAGGATAAAGAACAATGAAGATAATGATGTAGATTTGAGAAATGATCGTGGTTTCTACCTTTGGACACATGAGGGACCTATTGAAGACAATTTGTACaataatatgatttattttag aataccagCAAGTTGTTACGAGTTTTTTCTGGTAatgttttttgctactgatgagatCAACGAGAATCCTTATCTTTTGCCCAATATGTCTTTGATGTTTAGCATCAGTGTTGGTCTAATTCAAGACACATTGGGACTTCTTGATAGAGCATATGAACAACAAAACAATGGGGAGTATTTTACTAATTATATctgtagaaaatatataatttgtgcAGTACACATTATTGGGCCATCATGGAAAACATCTGCCAAActggcatttctttctctgtcaccaCAG GTTTTCTTTGGTCCATTTAATCCTAACCTAAGTGACCATGACCAGTTTCCCTATGTCTATCAGGTAGCCACCAAGGACACATATTTGTCCCATGGCATGGTCTCCTTGCtgcttcattttagatggacttggataggacTGGTCGTCTCAGATAATGACCAgggcattcagtttctctcagacttaagagaagaaatgcaaaggcatgggatctgtttagcttttgtgaatgtgaTCCCAGAAACCATGCAGATATACATGACAAAGTCTAcgatatatgataaacaaattatgacatcttcagcaaaggttgttatcatttatggtgaaatgaactccacATTAGAAGTCAGCTTTAAAATATGGGGATATTTAGGAgctcagagaatctggatcacaACTTCGCAATGGGATGTTGTCACAAATAAAAAGGATTTCagccttgatttcttccatgggactTTCATTTTTGCACACCACAGAGGTGAGATGCCTAAATTTAGATATTTTATGCAAACTATGGACACTGacaaatacccagtaaacattTCTGAGTCCATACtggggtggaattattttaattgttcaatctctaagaacagaaataaaatggaagattttaaattcaacaacacattggaatggTCAGCACTGCAAaaatatgacatggccctgagtgaagaaggttacaatttatATAATGCTGTTTACACTTTGGCCCACACCTTTCATGAACTAattcttcaacaagtagagtCTCAAATACCAGCAGAACATAAAGGAATATTTAGAGACTGTCATCAG GTATCTTCCGTGCTGAAGACCAGGGTATTTACTAACCCTGCTGGAGAACTGGTGAACATGAACGATAGGGAAAATCAGTGTTCAGcatatgacattttcatcatttggaattttccacaaggctttggattaaaagtaaaaataggaaGCTATTTACCTTGCTTTCCACAGATGCAACAACTTCATATATCTGAAGATGTGGAGTGGGCCACAGGAGGAACTTCAGTAT ATATGCAACAGTGTGTGAGGTGTCCAGATGATAAGTATGCCAACTTAGAGCAAACCCACTGTCTCCAAAGAGCTGTGACATTTCTGGCTTATGAAGATCCTTTGGGAATAGCTCTAGGTTCCATGGCCCTGTCCTTCTCAGCCATCACAATTCTAGTACTAGTCACTTTCGTGAAGTACAAGGATACTCCTATTGTGAAGTCCAATAACTGCATTCTCAGCTACATCTTGCTCATCTCCctagtcttctgttttctctgctcattgctcttcattggacatcccaacaaggccacctgcatcctgcagcagaccacatttggagtatttttcacAGTGGCTGTTTCTACAGTTTTGGCAAAAACGATAACTGTagtcatggctttcaagctcactactccCGGAAGAAGGATGAGAGGGATGTTGACATCAGGGGcacctaacttggtcattcccatttgtaccctgatccaactttttctctgtggcatctggttggtaacatctcctccctttattgacagagatatacaatctgaacatggaaagattgtcattatttgcaacaaaggctcagtcattgccttccatgttgtcctgggatacttgggttccttggctctggggagcttctctttggctttcctggctaggaaccttcctgacagattcaatgaagccaagttcttaactttcagcatgctggtgttctgcagtgtctggatcaccttcctccctgtctaccatagcaccagggggaagattatggtggttgtggaggtcttctccatcttggcgtCTAGTGCAGTGttgctagggtgtatctttgtcccaaaatgttatgttattttagttagaccaGATTCAAATTTTGTACCGAAGTGCAAAGACAAATTGCTACATTGA